GACATACAAGTGTCTTGTAGAATGGAATCAGAGTGGAAGGTGAAGAAAAATCACATGATGATCTATTAAGAACTGTTTGCAGGCTTTGTAAGATAAGTAATGTATGTACTCAAATGGACTTATAGTAGATGATAGCAACACTAAGGCCCCTTCTGTTTCCCTACTTATACTTAAACCATTCAAATATAGTTATGCATTATCAAATTCGAGCTCCAGGAAAATGTCacagcatatttaaaaaaaaacattaaatccaAAACAGTAGTTAATGCTTCACAACTCACAAGTGTTAAAAGTATTTTGCAGCTACATAATCATTCAAAGTTCCCACCAATACTTGTTACGCTACAATGAAAgtggaaattatttttcaaataacccTTATAGTAAAGTTAATCACAAATTTAAACCTCAGCAGAGCACAATACTGAACAATCTCTTCATTGAGTAAgattctttaatgtttaaaaaaattaactgacaCTAACTTATTACAGTCTGTTTTATTgagattataaatacattattgagtaacatttaatattaagaaGCATTCAATTTACCATCAATAAGTATAGTctacaatatttgtataagtgAAAGAAAAGACTATAGGGAAGTGATACAAAGAGGGCAATGAATAATTTGCATTAATGGGcattttacttattaattaaatggtttaaaattcataattgtatATGAGAATGTCAATCTTATAAATCTGTGTGTGATATAGTTACGTCTAACTAGTGctagtttttctttgttttcagaGTTTCTATACGAGctggaacaaattttaatgatCTTCAAGAAGTGGAAGTGATAGATTTGAATGAGCCAACTGGCTGGGTGGTCATCCCCACTATCGACATTCGTGAGAGACCAATCCGAACATTCATGATCCAGATAGCCGTAATAAGTAATCACCAAAATGGCAGAGATACACACATGCGACAGATAAAAATTCACTCACCTGTAGATACTCGTTCTCTGCTAGCCAATGATATTGGCAACTTTGTAACAGTGGAATGTCAACAATTTGCTACTCTTCGTTAATTATCTCTAAGCAAATCTAAtactttgtacaaaataaattataaacttctttagtATAACTGACTTTTTTGGTTTATTGGTTCCTTGAAATGTGTAATCTTTGTTTGTAATACTTAGTAATAATACTGTAATACTTAACCAGTTACAGTATAATTTTCACAGATTGTCTAGAAAGTGCCAGAACATAcagtatatttacaaaacatgtcTGAAGAACTTTACATGTCAAATTTCAATATCACTTTTTTAAAGATTCATTGTATGGTAACTAAATAAACTCAGCTGGAAAACCTTATAAGGCAGTTTCTAAATTGGATGTGATGTGCAAAAAGGTCACCTGTCTTTTAAATAAGTACCAGTGCCTTGGTTTGACATTTTCAGTTGTAGTgcataaattaagttaaaagaattttatcattgttttttgtCAAAACAAGTGATATCCAGGGCATGCCTTTCTGGcagttttaaattcttcaaatgaacATTAGTATTTATACATTCGGGCTTTCCTAAGTTAGTTATATTCCCACAGGAAATTCTGTTGGAAAATCTTTTaactaacacaatttaaattgtgAACACAACTATGTTAGTTGATATCAGGGAATGGCAAGTTAAAAATCAGGCTCACTCTTCTCTTTcaagcacaaaataaaattacggGATGGTGAGGAATTAAATAGAGAATTGCATACCTACTCAGAATCAAAGGATGCAATGTTTTGCTTTAGCTGCAGGCTTTTTCTTATGAAACCATGTCTTTGTCAGTAACTGTAGGTTTAATGATTGACAAGGTTATTGTGTCAGCATGAAAATTCACTCACATTAAAGTGTTTTGTAACTGGTATAAAGTTTTGAAACTTCTTccaattaatgttaaatatttgagCATTCAAGGACTGGCATATAGTTTCTTGGTAGCAATGACACAGTAAGAATAATGTAAACTTAAAACTAGTAAGACATTTTAGTAAGAAGTACTTAGTTTGCAAAGAACTTCAGAAGGAAAATGTTAACTTACAGGGTGCTACTGGCCTgattgaaattattgttttttgtaaaatgtgagATTAAACAACTggcttaagaaataaaaatgaccCCAGAATTCACAACTGAACCTAAGATCAGACCAGGAAAAGTGAATATACAGTTTTGTTATGAAGGAGAAGATAAATCTACTAAACTAGGAAAGAACTCTTTTATGTAATTCTAGATGTAGCAATCAACTCATTGAcagaaaaatttgaataaatgcaAAATCACAGCATACGATCTAAGTTCCTGTATAATGTATCTGTTCTACAACACATAGAAAAGAAAGAACttagaatttattataaaaatctccAATTAAGTTCTCAGTCATCAGAAAGACTGGGAAATAAATGGATACAAATTAGTGGAAGAGCTATTCTATCAACTACTGCCAAAAAGAACACAATCGAATAGATGTTTTCTCTAATTGTGAATTCATATGTAGACATGTTTCCAAACACACTTGTTATCTTAAGAATTCGCCTTATTATTCCAGTTTTAGTTACCAGTGGAgaaaggagtttttttttttttttatcaagtcGATTGAGAATTATTTAAGGTTGACCATTTCTCAGTAATGAGTGGTTTGAAAATAACATTACTgtaggaataaaaaattaaactttaaattctatAGATACAAACATGATTTTAAGAGATTTCACCAAACAAAGAGaagataatttttgaataaactgtaagcaattatataacataaaatagtcATCCATAAGAAACTGAACTTGAATTGCATTTTAAACTTGTACAAAActtggaaaaagttttaaatttagtttgaaaaaacaATAGATCAGTGCAATTTTATAAGGACCATTTGCTAACTTTCTATTCTAATTCTGTTAATATGTAATACAGACCGAAAATACAACTTtcgcttaaaaaataaatttcacatgaacacaaaataattttatacaagtgtaaTTTGCTTGCAATTTATAGAGTTAAAACTCAAATTAATGGTTTGGCATCTATTTCAATGATTGTTATATAATTGCACAATTTGGGAGGGGGGATGCCAAATCAGCACTTTGCATGGTCCAACATTTCTCTCAGACCGGctgtgtatatttattgtaagtgACAATCAGTTTCAGGTAGCCTAATTTTCCTACCATTAAAAAtctagtaattaaattaatctaaaatgttGCAGTTAAATATCTATTTAGTAAATGAGTGTTTTTACTTGAATAATCCTAACAATTATCAAACCTTTAGGCAGATGCCCATAGACAAATTAAGCAACAATTCACagcttagaaatttattagtgGATTTTCAATATTTGCCCTCAACATGGCCTTGAGTGGTGATAGGCAGGAGGGCTTGGCTGGTAACGTTAAGCGCTGCGTGCCGAATACATTTCTTATGTTTACGACAGCCTCCTTTCTCGAAATCGTATTGACGAAAATAACTCGTCTCACTTGCTAAGAATCAATCTGTTTTGTGACGGTGCTGAGTGTAGTGGTTGTGCAGAGCGAAAGAGCCgattgtccccgcacttagtcctaaaaggacctttgtgcctcccttacttttatttgtgtcctcagaatctgagacttgtACACAGTGTACTGGTTCCTTGTGCTTTATTTTTACTGATAATGTCTGATAAGTTAAAGTCCAAGGTTGAATAATCAGGCTTATGAAATAatgagtaatgtttataaatttatgaaggaagagaCAGACCGTctaactgttattattatgttgtcaaagaactgctgcagcatCTGGTGTATCAGAGCGAGCTGTGACTCAAATAAACGGTGAGCCTTATTATTGACTACATATTATTGAAGtcactgtaaattaaataattagagaaacccaaataatagcaataaaggacaaatacttgtttttttcaattgttatagtgttgtttaacatG
This Homalodisca vitripennis isolate AUS2020 chromosome 3, UT_GWSS_2.1, whole genome shotgun sequence DNA region includes the following protein-coding sequences:
- the LOC124357441 gene encoding anaphase-promoting complex subunit 10; translated protein: MAAKTNGKMDPIKDERTGKVREVGTQAIWSLSSCKPGFGVDQLRDDCMDTYWQSDGQLPHLVNIQFRQKTTVSDICIYTDYKLDESYTPSRVSIRAGTNFNDLQEVEVIDLNEPTGWVVIPTIDIRERPIRTFMIQIAVISNHQNGRDTHMRQIKIHSPVDTRSLLANDIGNFVTVECQQFATLR